The Camelina sativa cultivar DH55 chromosome 16, Cs, whole genome shotgun sequence sequence ATTTCAGGACGCTCGACCCCATTTTCAGCTAAAACTGCTTCCTCTAGTGCCTTCTTAAATTCACTTGGTTTGTAATTGTACAAGTTTGTCTGATCCTGAAATCTGAAGAGATGAATTCGAGATTAAGGAACAGACGCAAACAAACAATTAATTatgaaagaatcaagaaagagCGTCTCATGTACTTACTTGTCCATAAATTCCGTAAATGGATACATCATTCCTTGCCTGACCCATGCGTAGTCCTGTTAATGACCATAAGTTTCAGAAGAATTAAAGATCCGTACAAAAAAAGAGCATCAAACGCGAGCTAGAAAACACAGAGAGAGATTAAAGAATAGATACCCTCTGAGTTCCATTCTTGGAGTACCCAAAAAACATGACACATATTGCTCCAGGGACGCAATGTTTCAAGACCGGAGTAGGCGCTTGTGATAATGGATCGATCACCACAGCCGGCCATGCTGGGAATTTTTTCCCACACTTGGCCCAGACAAGATCGCCGACTGTAAAGTCCTCTGGTTTATACACGCCCTTACGCGTGGCGTCGGACTTCTTCTTGAGCATTCCAGAATTAGCGTCGTCGGAGGAAGACACCATGGGAATTTGAACATCCCAGCCATCAAAATCTACTTCGCTGCTGTCTCCGTTATCCTTACGAGGAACCACCAGCTTCGCGGCTTTGCTGCGATTCAATTTCGAGCTTCCACTGAAACCTTTGGCCTTCTTCCCCGAATACATGTCGTCATCATGGCTAGACTCCGTCGTCGACTCGACCTTACGACTGCTGACTTTCCATGAACCAACAACCGAATCGTTAAACCTTGAAGGAACCACTCGAACTCTGCCCCGCGAAGACTTGGACTGGTCTGAGCCCGGTTGAGTGGTCAAGCAGCTTGAGCTACTACTGGTAAGACCTTCGGGCTCTGAACATGGTTGATCTACGCTTGctctttgtctcttcttatACACCATAATCTCACCCTTTTTGCTCCCATAATCAATTTCTGAATCAATTTTGCACCTCTTCAGATTCTGATTCTCGAAGGTCTTCAAGGTTCGTTTCAAAATCATGTCCTAACTCAAAACGATTCTGGCCTACTCAACATACGCGACCATCCAAATTCCgattccaaaaccctaatttcatcaaacaaacaaattcgcCGCTCGGACCTccggaaacaaaacaaaaaacaaaaacctcgaAACGTATATCCAATAATACCTCTCGCAAATCGGCTCTAGTATATGAACCCAATGCGAAACCGcttcttaaaccctaaattcgaaaacgaaatcaaaatccTCGGAATTCGTACGTGACGATAGAATTAAGAAATCGAACGACGGAGAAACAGACGACGGAGGAACAGACCAAAATACTCGTCGCGAAATTCTGGAGAATTATAAGTGTGTATCACTAcggagaagataaaaaaaaacctaaaagctCCTTATAAAAAAATCGACGGCGAAGGGAAacaaaagaggaggaggaggaggaggagaaggatctTTGTTAGTTTTGGGTTTTGAGAGCGTGTGTTCTGGTGAAGGAGACACAGACACCGTcggtttaatattttttcccaATTATTTTACGCTTAAACCGTGAAATCAATTCGCTTAAACAATAATGGACAATTGTTATAGGTTTTTGTTCGAAATAgaccacaatttagttttttttccaaaaatattataaaaatatattttttgtcaaaaatgtaacataattgaactaaaattttaatactaaaaactaatttataaattttaaatactaaatcctacacctaaaaactatattctaaaactaaatatatcaacccaaacttttaaaaaaaaattttacatcattaaaattcaacttttatatttatggtaattttggaaaaataacttttatgatatttttgggtaaaaaattataacgtggcattgttggaaaaaaaaaattcagtggtatttaaaagaatttttcaTAAGTAAAACGAAAATTAGAAATCGAGTAATGCTGACGTGGCGGTTCGATGAAACAGTGTTTGGCTCCAGGGATTGGGGACGGAGGGAAGACTACGAAAATTTCAGGCCTACAAGAGCGCCAAGTCGAAAACTTCCTTTTCAGTTTATCCGACGTGGCActtcactaaattttttttttttggtcacaaattatgagaaaaaaatcaaaagcttGTTGGGcctatatacagtatatgcGTGAGATACTTGGGTGCATATTGGGTCtatgctttttcttttattaattaatttttttaattaattttatttccttttattaattGGGACTATAAACATGTGAGATTATTTATCTCATGATCAAAGTTTCTCATCTTTAGGGCAAGTCCATCAAAGAATTTTAACAGTTTCTTAAGAGTTACTAAAGTATTAGATGTgattaaatttaattgtttttgtatgttttagtTTAGAATCGTTGTTTAGATAAGATGTTTTTGGTAAGTTTAGAAACTGAGGTGTGTCAGTTTCTGATTGGGTGagagaaaaatacaattttcttttattttttttgttaattgaatttctctttcatctctctctcgtcttttttttttcgaaccacctctctcgtctctctccttTGTTCGacagagaaaacaacaagaCTCTCGATTTGGATTTTACCGGCGGTGATTCAGTCATCAATCATATTAGGTATGGGAGTGATGCATGCAGGAGATTGTTGTGAAGAAGGACATGATCTTGGTTCATCGATCCGGCAGCCCTTTGTTGACCCAATCGGATTTTAAATCTCCAACggagtaagttttttttcttggtcataATCCAATTGATTTCCTTTGGATCGACATGCATCAGAATTTTAGGGATGTGAGAAGAAATTAGGTTTCAAGAAATTAGAATCGATATTAGCAAAGTTTGAAGGTGATAAAATTGATTTATGGTTCTATGATGGGAAGTTATTAACTGGTAACAAGTCAGTTGAAGATTCCGGGTTTGTGAGGTAGTTTGTTTCTGGTTTCTCAATTTTACTTCATTCGTGAAACTGAGTTGATGTAGTTTTGTGTCAGCGTGTAACACCACAAGAGGTATTTGAAGATGAATGGTTCAAAAAAGATTACAAGCCTCCAGTGTTCGAGGATAAGGATGATTCAAACATGGAGGATATTGCTGCTGTTTTCAAGGACTCCGAGAGGTGAGGATAATTTCATTTCTTgttccatttttaaaatttttatattaagaataacatcatatataAGGCGGCTTGTGATGATCATGTACAAGAACATCATGTTactgagaagaaagaagagcaaCCAGCGGGAATCATTGCATTTGAGATCATCGCAGTGTCAAGGGGGCATAACCTAGAGAATCTCTTGGATCCAGAACAGGTTTGTGTTTCGATATAAAGAACCGGCACTCTTTGTATTTGTAATCTTCTGTTAGTGAAATGTTTgcttaaaaacaagaaacaggAGTTTAAGAGGGAAACAAGGATAACACTGAGAGGAGGCGCGAATGAGATCATCGAGAAGATAGAAAGAAGCTGCAAAACCAAAGCCTCTCGGTTTTGATGTGCAAAAGAAAAACTACAAGGTTAGTTAGTAAAAACTCTGAAACAGGAaaggaaatgaaatgaaaataatcAATAACTAAGACAACTTGATATATCTCAGATGAGGCGCGGCTTGAGAATGTCAAGGCTGGGAGAAAAGGAAATCTCAATGTGGCGACAGAGGTATGTTATATGAGACTGGACATTCAAGAAAGTGTTGGTGAATTATCATTGGTTTATCAGTTTCTGATCTGATCTAGAGTGTCCTGTTTGTATGGTGTGTGACAAGTAGCGCCAAGTcttcttttaattgtttttaccATGTAAGAAATTTATAAACTCTCTCACTTTACCTTCTTATTTATTACAGTGTGTGTTGTGTGGAGAAGTCACATAGAGACAATGTAGGTTGGAGCCCTTGGTCTCTTCAATCGTATGATGGCGTATGGTTCTGCAGCGGATGCGTATGACGAATACCTCCGTCTTGCTGAAAGCACCGCTATGTTATGTTTGGAAAAGTTTGTTGAAGGAATAGTTcatttatttggagatgagtatcTACGCAGACCCACACCAGAAGATGTTCAACGACTACTCGATATTGGAGAGATACGCGGATTTCCCAGGATGATAGGaagcatagattgtatgcattgggagtggaagaattgcccGATTgcatggaaaggtcaatatacacgtggatctggaaagccaacaattgttttctaggttgtAGCTTCACAagacctctggatatggcatgcattttttggagctccaggtacattaaacgatatcaatattCTCGATCGCTCAccagtttttgatgacatattaCAAGGTGTAGCTCCCAAAGTAAAATACATTGTCAACGGACGACAATATCATATGGCTTACTATCTCaccgatggtatttatccaaaatgggctACTTTTGTCAAATCAATTTCAATGCCACAAGATCCGAAAGAATCGTTATTTGCTACATAACAAGAAGTTGTACGTAAAGATGTcgagcgtgcttttggagtcttgcaagctcgatttgccatagtcaaaaACCCAGCTCTTATGTTGGATAAGGTAAAAATTGGAAACataatgagagcatgtatcatattgcacAACATGATTGTAGAAGATGAACGTGATGGGTATACTCAGTATGATGAGGCCACATTTGCACAAGTAAATCAAACCGAACTTCAGAAGTGGATTTCACGTATTCTATAGACATCCCTTCAAATCTCATAAATATGATGGGCGATACGATAACCATTCGAAATGAAGTTCGTGAGAAGAAAATACATGACTGACTACAAGCGGATTTGGTTGAGCATATATGGGAAAAGTTTGGCACaaatcaatattaaattaatcatttcgtaatctatttttaatatgcttttatgtaatgtttatttaaatttttattgaatgcaatatttttaagttttttaaaagtatacaaatcttatgaatttaaacaaaataccataataatttacaataaaaatatatatacacttttttaAGAACCTAAAATTTAACAACCTTCAATGGACCCATAAAATATCCAAGTTTCTTAAGAAgttcttaatttcatttttttcaaaattaagaataaaatatgttttaagataCTTTGCTTAAATCCTTTGATGGCAATGTCCTTACAATACTGCAAGTTGAAATTTTTCTAGTTTAGAGTCCATTGTACgctttgttttcaattttcgaTATTTGctaatttttgataaaagtatatttaaaagaagaaaaaaaatcatctcaaactttacgaggaaaaaaatatttatttgtcttCCACAACCAATTTAGCACAGCCCCAAATTTGTATTTACTATATTATGATTGAAAGGGACACTAAATTTGCAATTGAACAAAAATGGACAATACTTTTGTTAATCCGATTAACTTAATCGTTTAGGGCCTCCATAATGTTATTAACGTCTGTGTACCTGTACAAACTCCCATATATACTCAAGGAAATAAATAAGGGTATGATACTATGGTTTCACTTTTCAGGAACAACAACCTTCAAAACTCAACTTACATCTTAAATGAGAACAAATTAAgatccaaaaataaacaaaccttgtaagaaaagaaaaaaaaacaatcatatggCCGCCAAAAAACAATTCACTTATCGACTATAAAATTCAATGACCATAATGACTTTagccaagattttttttttttgaagtgtcTTTATATATGTACAAGAAACAAATCAANNNNNNNNNNNNNNNNNNNNNNNNNNNNNNNNNNNNNNNNNNNNNNNNNNNNNNNNNNNNNNNNNNNNNNNNNNNNNNNNNNNNNNNNNNNNNNNNNNNNNNNNNNNNNNNNNNNNNNNNNNNNNNNNNNNNNNNNNNNNNNNNNNNNNNNNNNNNNNNNNNNNNNNNNNNNNNNNNNNNNNNNNNNNNNNNNNNNNNNNNNNNNNNNNNNNNNNNNNNNNNNNNNNNNNNNNNNNNNNNNNNNNNNNNNNNNNNNNNNNNNNNNNNNNNNNNNNNNNNNNNNNNNNNNNNNNNNNNNNNNNNNNNNNNNNNNNNNNNNNNNNNNNNNNNNNNNNNNNNNNNNNNNNNNNNNNNNNNNNNNNNNNNNNNNNNNNNNNNNNNNNNNNNNNNNNNNNNNNNNNNNNNNNNNNNNNNNNNNNNNNNNNNNNNNNNNNNNNNNNNNNNNNNNNNNNNNNNNNNNNNNNNNNNNNNNNNNNNNNNNNNNNNNNNNNNNNNNNNNNNNNNNNNNNNNNNNNNNNNNNNNNNNNNNNNNNNNNNNNNNNNNNNNNNNNNNNNNNNNNNNNNNNNNNNNNNNNNNNNNNNNNNNNNNNNNNNNNNNNNNNNNNNNNNNNNNNNNNNNNNNNNNNNNNNNNNNNNNNNNNNNNNNNNNNNNNNNNNNNNNNNNNNNNNNNNNNNNNNNNNNNNNNNNNNNNNNNNNNNNNNNNNNNNNNNNNNNNNNNNNNNNNNNNNNNNNNNNNNNNNNNNNNNNNNNNNNNNNNNNNNNNNNNNNNNNNNNNNNNNNNNNNNNNNNNNNNNNNNNNNNNNNNNNNNNNNNNNNNNNNNNNNNNNNNNNNNNNNNNNNNNNNNNNNNNNNNNNNNNNNNNNNNNNNNNNNNNNNNNNNNNNNNNNNNNNNNNNNNNNNNNNNNNNNNNNNNNNNNNNNNNNNNNNNNNNNNNNNNNNNNNNNNNNNNNNNNNNNNNNNNNNNNNNNNNNNNNNNNNNNNNNNNNNNNNNNNNNNNNNNNNNNNNNNNNNNNNNNNNNNNNNNNNNNNNNNNNNNNNNNNNNNNNNNNNNNNNNNNNNNNNNNNNNNNNNNNNNNNNNNNNNNNNNNNNNNNNNNNNNNNNNNNNNNNNNNNNNNNNNNNNNNNNNNNNNNNNNNNNNNNNNNNNNNNNNNNNNNNNNNNNNNNNNNNNNNNNNNNNNNNNNNNNNNNNNNNNNNNNNNNNNNNNNNNNNNNNNNNNNNNNNNNNNNNNNNNNNNNNNNNNNNNNNNNNNNNNNNNNNNNNNNNNNNNNNNNNNNNNNNNNNNNNNNNNNNNNNNNNNNNNNNNNNNNNNNNNNNNNNNNNNNNNNNNNNNNNNNNNNNNNNNNNNNNNNNNNNNNNNNNNNNNNNNNNNNNNNNNNNNNNNNNNNNNNNNNNNNNNNNNNNNNNNNNNNNNNNNNNNNNNNNNNNNNNNNNNNNNNNNNNNNNNNNNNNNNNNNNNNNNNNNNNNNNNNNNNNNNNNNNNNNNNNNNNNNNNNNNNNNNNNNNNNNNNNNNNNNNNNNNNNNNNNNNNNNNNNNNNNNNNNNNNNNNNNNNNNNNNNNNNNNNNNNNNNNNNNNNNNNNNNNNNNNNNNNNNNNNNNNNNNNNNNNNNNNNNNNNNNNNNNNNNNNNNNNNNNNNNNNNNNNNNNNNNNNNNNNNNNNNNNNNNNNNNNNNNNNNNNNNNNNNNNNNNNNNNNNNNNNNNNNNNNNNNNNNNNNNNNNNNNNNNNNNNNNNNNNNNNNNNNNNNNNNNNNNNNNNNNNNNNNNNNNNNNNNNNNNNNNNNNNNNNNNNNNNNNNNNNNNNNNNNNNNNNNNNNNNNNNNNNNNNNNNNNNNNNNNNNNNNNNNNNNNNNNNNNNNNNNNNNNNNNNNNNNNNNNNNNNNNNNNNNNNNNNNNNNNNNNNNNNNNNNNNNNNNNNNNNNNNNNNNNNNNNNNNNNNNNNNNNNNNNNNNNNNNNNNNNNNNNNNNNNNNNNNNNNNNNNNNNNNNNNNNNNNNNNNNNNNNNNNNNNNNNNNNNNNNNNNNNNNNNNNNNNNNNNNNNNNNNNNNNNNNNNNNNNNNNNNNNNNNNNNNNNNNNNNNNNNNNNNNNNNNNNNNNNNNNNNNNNNNNNNNNNNNNNNNNNNNNNNNNNNNNNNNNNNNNNNNNNNNNNNNNNNNNNNNNNNNNNNNNNNNNNNNNNNNNNNNNNNNNNNNNNNNNNNNNNNNNNNNNNNNNNNNNNNNNNNNNNNNNNNNNNNNNNNNNNNNNNNNNNNNNNNNNNNNNNNNNNNNNNNNNNNNNNNNNNNNNNNNNNNNNNNNNNNNNNNNNNNNNNNNNNNNNNNNNNNNNNNNNNNNNNNNNNNNNNNNNNNNNNNNNNNNNNNNNNNNNNNNNNNNNNNNNNNNNNNNNNNNNNNNNNNNNNNNNNNNNNNNN is a genomic window containing:
- the LOC104753197 gene encoding uncharacterized protein LOC104753197; the encoded protein is MAYGSAADAYDEYLRLAESTAMLCLEKFVEGIVHLFGDEYLRRPTPEDVQRLLDIGEIRGFPRMIGSIDCMHWEWKNCPIAWKGTLNDINILDRSPVFDDILQGVAPKVKYIVNGRQYHMAYYLTDDVERAFGVLQARFAIVKNPALMLDKVKIGNIMRACIILHNMIVEDERDGYTQYDEATFAQVNQTELQKWISRIL